The genomic DNA CACCTGTAACAGTAAAATGGGGTATTGACTAATACATAACAAAACTATAAAGCATACCTCGAGTTTGGTTTCTCTTCCAGTCTGTACCTTCTACTAGCAAACTTCAGAATTTCCATAAAAGAATCAAAAGCACCTTCTTGTACAAAGTAATGGCGATGTACAATAGACTGCGTATCCTTCCATGGAATGAAGTACCTGAATGACAAATGTTCTAGAACTCTACAAATGTTGTCGTAAGAGACATAATCGCTCATGTCCTTTTTGGAACAAACCGTCAACAAATCGCTTTGATCCCGACAAGTTATTGAGTCCGCAAAGCTTGTAACCTCTTCCAAAAGATCTTTCATCTCCGAAAGATAGCCCTGAGCTGTGCATTCCACTAAAACAGTATCACCTTGACGCAGATATAGCTTTTTAAGAGGGAATGAATTATCACTTAACGACCTCCCTTGGAAAAAGATGGCTTGGTCACATGCAGGTACCTGAATTTCTACCTCCAAAAtctttttcagttcttttaCTGACATGTTATCCAAGTCATTTATGGTTATTTTTATAATCTCGGTTTTACCTGAATCCAAGCAAGTGAACTGAACGTTGAGATTCATGAGGCCTGCGTCCTAGATCCCTCTAATGTTCGTACATAAACGTGGAGTTTTCACCCGGAGTTTTCATCAAAATATGGCATTCTTTGATGTCCTTCAAGTCATATCATTCCGTCCGTTTTTTATGTATCCGGTAATACTACTTGCTTAGCTTTCGAAGAAACCAAAACAAGGGAAACGTTTAACAATCAGAGCACATAGATGGGATGCACCGTGATCAAAAGCAAGTCGCCATCTAAACATTTCCCAGCATTCGTAGCTGCACCTAGCATTGGACCTTGAACCCAGCAACATAACAAACGCCCCCCGCAACAAACGCGCACAAGCCCTTCCGGTTGTCGCTTCTGTCCTCATTTTCCAGTTTCTGGAGATAAGGCTTTCCACAAGTTTGCTCGGCATATTCTcgtatttcgagcaactttttcttttcgagAAACTTTTTGTATTCTGAGCAATTCTTCCAATTTTAAcaatgttttagtagacaatttatgaatttcctgtaaaaacgcaggcagcccaagctctgtgggagttcgttggactttgaatttataagagaatgtatgaaaataaacaaaatactagcctgcgtagcaagcgtttcctcgcgaggttcgtctagaaagctgggacaagagcaaaaaaaaaatgaatgacgggagagggggaggggaacgaaggaaccgcttgcccgcaaaccccacgattttgaaaaactgcgttcgcccacgaacgcagcttctgattggcgcggtgcgggtagtgttgattacttagcattcgaaacatcaatcaaaccaggtatgctttgttttcgtgcgtcacagatctggtctcatcTGTTTTGTGGTCgcaaattacaaatgctttggactgatatttattggaatcgtgtttgtgcgaaagtttatgagatcagagtcttcaaagtacaattggagatcgagcagtggagactagggaaggccaattgagaatgacggcgtgcggatctgactggaaaaaatggactgtttgttggagataacatcaacataaatcagaacatcggtactcgacgggtactcgacactagctaaagccgccatggacaagcgatttgtcagctttttgaaatgaaaagattctttttgtttattggaaatttagcggcatctATTGTAGAAAACGTTTCGACACaggctgaagagcagccgctctgcaaaacttataccaggcggagtgaattgttccggacaaataATTTTTGACGtgtcgacaaggtttcagacgagataaagccacacaataaaaaacaagaaactcCGCAGCAATCGTtcatagttttaactttcttttatcgtaaatcttttttattacagttcttgcaatcgcctgcaacgtgttctattagagaacaaagtaattttacaaatctggtaatcctggggtaatctgttcgttatgcttctattttgacgagctgtcaatttacaaatgaaccgaaccgtgaaatatcaaggggcgttttgcagaatcgtggggtttgcgggcaagcgtttcctcttctcccctccccctcccccttcaaccttttttttgcttccgctctaactttcgcgcaataactcgattggaaacgcttgctacgcaggctaacaaaatacgtcctacattccatttttcaacaaaaataaaaatgacttacCTTGTATTcgtgttttgttatttactgtTATTTCGCCTCTAGAGTCATTTGGAAGCCGTTTCATCGACGTTTAAGATTTTGAGTTGTATCATGGTAGTACCCATTTTTCTTACTGCCGAGTACAACTCCCATGATGTCTCTTGGTGCCCCTggtaaatacacgaaaattcaagggcctcgattccagagaaatttcatcattgccagaaattaaaaaaagtgatttacatggcacgtcgtTTCACTCATCGCCGAAAAATAAATCCATTGCATGCTCATCACATGATGATGATGTATTTGCATAccatgaaagtttacaacacgaCCCAAacatcgcagttttgctaactaagatttttctgtttttttttcgaccacttaGTAGTGGTcatgttcacttgttccaaaaaaaaaatcaacacttTTAAGCGATaaaattcgtggaccgacacgtttcgtaaaagttctaaatttaattttttccaagcGTTTCttcctagactacgagtagtcccccatttttcctcagggatcgtttcgctcgctctactatccctgaggaaaaatgggggactactcgtagtctagtttCTTCCCAAAGCAagcgtggcttcgatcacgcaaagattcttagtcccagtttccacggtctccgcaaggACGCCTGGCAGAATGACCTCCCAACCATTTGTATCTAATATACAAAGACTCGAACTGATTCAGGCTATTAAAAAGGGAAACggtcttatcgccaaatgatgaagaagtagcttcttctaaaaaaaaccTACCCATGAATACAAGACTAGAGTGCGcatgcacaaaccataccctatttcagaccaaaatggtcgaaattgatacTCCAGTATTTCAGACCAAATCGGCTAAAAAAACATACCGTACCCTTTGGCGtcgcacatacctatatagcctatataagggagtaccccccggggtgAAAAACGCGTTGCACCTTATGAGTCttgctgcttacgcaagcgattTGAGCTTCCTCGCCTGAAAAATACCTCTAATTAATTCACATCACTTTTAATCTTTAACTATCATTTTTATAACATATTGAATgactgtatatttttttctcgcATTATAAATCAACTGAAAATGAAACGTGCCctgctgcaacgcaggctatccCTCCCCCCGTCAATACAAGAATGCGCTCCCGCGCTCGATCACTTTCAAGTGGGCACTGGGAACGAGTTACATGTCAACATGGCGGATCCCTTAATCACCACTTGAAAAGAGGAacttttctttatatttcggTTTTCTCTGTGGAAAAAAGGCTTACAATTCTTTATCAGTTCCGGAGATTACAAAAGTTGACTGTTTGACGTCATCAACAAATTTATGGGACCTTATAAGTCCAATTCTGTGTTCGAAAGCAAGTTGGCAAAATGCAAATCTCAGTATTTTACAGTTGCAAGCATAACAGAGAATCTGGGAAAACCAAGATTACTGTGGGCGATCTTAACACCACAAGCATTAGAGATGTAAAACACGCCATTCAAGATGCTATTCAAGCACCTGTTTGCGACCAGAAACTTTTTTATTATGGCCAACTCTTAACAGACGATGACATGCTTCTTAGCAGGTTGTATTTCCGGGAGGGAGAATGTTTCCATCTTGAATTTCTTGCTATGGCGGACATAATAGGTATATGTGAATTCCTTACTGATCTGAAGAGTGCTGCTCAAGAAATCGTACAAAACCTCCAAAGAGAATTGCCCAGGATAGAACAGCACCCCTCTTATACCCTATGGAGATTGTATGACAGACTTGTCAATGGAGTTGAGGGTCTTGCCCAATTTTTCTACCCATGGAAAAGCTTGCGATCTGTTGCACAGAGACACTATTTTGTGCAAGAAGGAGGCTTTGATGCATTTTTGGAGGTGTTAAAATTTTCAAGACAGTTGCATGTGGTTGATCACACtgaggatgatgatgagtgAGTTCTTCTAAGTCTTTTACCCACTAATTAAGCTCTTAATTTAAACCTGTTAATGCAGTCTCTTCTCATTGCTCCCCACAACTGGGAATTTTTTTCAAGAGAGATGTGTCTTTTGGCCTCAGAAATGAATGTAGTTGAAGTGTTGTAGTTTAAAGCTAAagctaaatctaaatctaagtTATGCACATTATTTTTCCTCAGCCTCGTGAATACAACTAAAGAAAATGTAACAGTACCACTCTTTGTTCTGACCATTCTCCACTGACTGGGTTCCTGAAGATGAAGGAAGCTGTACTCTTTAATTGCTCTTTATAATAATGAGTATTAAATTGTCTGTTTGGGGTTGGATAGGGTGAAAAAAGGCCTTTAGATTGTGTATGTTACagctcaaaattaaattctggttaaaatttttaaatctaagttgatcttcaatttcctttgtctcctaccCCTAATTCttgaataattttttatcaCATGCttggagacaaagaaaattgagaattatCAACCTTTATGTGGGTTAACAAATTATTTCACCTTGAACTCTATTTAATTTTAAGCTGTAACATGTATACTGAGAAAAATCAAGCCCTACATGTTCAGAGCATATTTCCCATAGAGTATCCCACCCAATTTTAAACTAGCATAATGACTACAGCTTCCCCTGTTCTACATTGCAATACAGTTTTCCATAAATGTATCATGGGAGTTACAGGCAGTGAAGTTGTCTTCTGTTCCTGGACATAATTTGTGCCTCATAAATTGCCTGTAAAAGCATGAAAAATGTGATCACAACAGAAAGGTATCATGATGGATTTGGAAGCTTAAATTGTATATTAGACTTAAATATTGCTTACTTGGACtctgaaaaattgtgaaattatAGAGTTAATAAAGTCAGGTAACATGATATAGTGAATGTTTCTAAATTCGTAGAATGAGTAATCATGATTATAACGTTGAGTATAAATTCAATCAACAGTGTTATTGATGATGAACGTAGGATCATAAATCAGCACAAATTTCGACACAACCAAACACAACTGGCTCTTCAGCTTTGCTGTCTGAGCTTCTTATGGAACTTTGCAGAGACTCCTGAGGATCGCAAGTTTGTCCTGTCAAAGGGTGTGTTACCTTTGACGATAGATGCCCTATTGCTTCATCCACAGCTACCTGATGATGTTGCATATGGTATTGACATTTATGGCCTGAAAATTGGTGTAAATGAAACAGCTATTGGATGCTGTGGAGGGTATGTTGCAATTCAAGTACTGAAGATATAATTGAAATTAGGGCCTCTGTTTAATTCCAGGCACCAATTTCGTTTGACTTCAAATTATTTGGAACTTTATTATGCTTTTTGCTCTTGAGGGAAGTGAAGGTCACCTACAAAACCAGTCAAAGTTACAGCCATACAATTGAACAAGCTAGAAATGTCCTTACTGCCTTAGAAATCCTCAATTCACATGGTAGTAAATTTTAAGTGTGTAGTCAGCTATTTCTttgctgtattttctttatatcATCATAAGTGCTTTACAGATGTAATAGCTGGTTTGGCCAACAGATTGCTGTTAGCAACAGTCCCCTAGTAGTAGGTTGATACATCCAGTCACGAGTTTTGACCATTGTAGAAATTGCTGATTAGGATAAATTCCTACAACACAATAATATTGtgttgaaattattttaataagtaTGCTCAGAGCATTGGTGATCCTACAAATGTATCTGTATACAGTATGCttgtaataaaacaataattgtgTTGAAATTATTTCAATAAGTATGCTCAGAGCATTGCTGATCCTACAAATGTATGTGTATACAGTATGCttgtaataaaacaataattgtgTTGAAATTATTTCAATAAGTATGCTCAGAGCATTGCTGATCCTACAAATGTATCTGTATACAGTATGCTTGTCAAACATGAACCTACTAGTATTGTGGCCTTGCTCGAGATCTGTGAGTCTCTCTGTCGCTTGGTGGATAAATTGGGTGGCTGCCTggtgtttgggaggtcataggttTGAATTGTTCGGGGGACTCAACATTTTTTCTTCCCTTGATTATAACATCTTTAAGATCTCTTCAATTATCACAATGTTTGTTGTGGCTgtggttttttatttttactttttaattctTGCAGATTAGTTGAAAGTGATTCCACAACTCAAGAGGAAGTCTCCAAGATGACACCATTTATTAAGAAGTTACTGATCATGATAGAGGATTGTCAGTCTGAAATTCCAGATTACACCCTTTTCTCGAGCCAGGTGGCAGCTAACACTCTGTTCTATTGCACATTTAATGTCAAGTCAGCACCTCCACTAGCATCTTGTGGGTCACTGACACAAATGATTAGTATCACAAGACATCTACTGGTCACTGAGAGAGGCAATACAGCTTTAAGGTTGGAATTTTCAGCTAACTACTCAGTAGTTACTTTCTTTAGTTGAATAAAGCTTGGCTTATGTTACTGCCTTAAAGGTGAAAGTTCTCTAAGAAAAACCTTTATCGTACTCAGTCATCCAACAAATGACTGCAATcttagtttttattattatacattaacCCCTATGTGGCAAGTGGAGGTGAGGTGCCAAAGGGGGAGCCGACCACCCGACTGACTGGCCCACCTGATACCAAAACCCAGCCACAAGCCCCCAGTGCCATGCCAAAGGGATCTCTGGGTTGGGGCCAATGCA from Porites lutea chromosome 6, jaPorLute2.1, whole genome shotgun sequence includes the following:
- the LOC140940851 gene encoding uncharacterized protein; this translates as MQISVFYSCKHNRESGKTKITVGDLNTTSIRDVKHAIQDAIQAPVCDQKLFYYGQLLTDDDMLLSRLYFREGECFHLEFLAMADIIGICEFLTDLKSAAQEIVQNLQRELPRIEQHPSYTLWRLYDRLVNGVEGLAQFFYPWKSLRSVAQRHYFVQEGGFDAFLEVLKFSRQLHVVDHTEDDDDVIDDERRIINQHKFRHNQTQLALQLCCLSFLWNFAETPEDRKFVLSKGVLPLTIDALLLHPQLPDDVAYGIDIYGLKIGVNETAIGCCGGLVESDSTTQEEVSKMTPFIKKLLIMIEDCQSEIPDYTLFSSQVAANTLFYCTFNVKSAPPLASCGSLTQMISITRHLLVTERGNTALRYYGCLFLARMRSSPLIQLDKDICITIDQLIDLFLEKHVPREISEWEEEMSFVWMTMVPLVHLAFAAGNLKETCDSDVDTDNEVYQVRELERETQQSQEAFLDDPGENQLPQAEICQMDFDLSLECVGGPWEFNNIQDELVTQSVLWTEDFNTQENTRKDETEGLLSVEVVETKPPFVEASSGESFLWPGSKSTQNLGIFSLVHMLSIKENQQLAASENLIPYLICLSWQLDNDVKQKLLESLANFNVFSPPSLKVAAQSVLARVKGLDLVFNS